The following coding sequences are from one Rattus norvegicus strain BN/NHsdMcwi chromosome 11, GRCr8, whole genome shotgun sequence window:
- the Vwa5b2 gene encoding von Willebrand factor A domain-containing protein 5B2 isoform X9, with protein MPGLYCPTSWTPLPLTDSCVRAYAKGPCLSLRARLTYHNPQPQPVDGVFVYPLAEAEVVSGFEAEAAGRRVSFQLQSRRRLQAACCRALGPGLGTSTPRRCAQGHLVLDLAQARSTLVLPTGLVAADGAMTVTLCSSRELPSRPDGVMHVALPTVFTPLAQPNLPGSPRSPGLCDDRLGLCPTSCFGAGSPEEETLSWEQPTAPPDVFSGPARCPAPYTFSFEMLVTGPCLLAGLESPSHALRADALPHASSAATICVTLAEGHQCDRALEILLHPSEPHQPHLMLEAGSLSSAEYEAQVRARHDFQRLQQRDNDGDRQVWFLQRRFHKDILLNPVLVLNFCPDLSAKPGHLNAATRELLFLLDSSGAVHKDAIVLAVKSLPAQTLVNLAIFGTLVQPLFPESRPCSDDTVQLICETIETLQTVSGPPDMLAVLDWALGQPQHRAHPRQLFLLTAASPTVATTHQALEFMRWHRGAARCFSFALAPACHQLLSDLSVLSRGQAYFLRPGERLQPKLVQALRKALEPALSDISVDWFVPDAVEALLTPREIPALYPGDQLLGYCSLFRVDGFRSRALGGQEPGWQSLGGSVFPSPEEVISVTSPGTEPTHTTEPLGTGTVSAELSSPWAIGDSEQTGMEALTDPVTDPGPNLSSDTAIWRRIFQSSYIREHRAAEA; from the exons ATGCCCGGCCTGTACTGCCCCACCAGCTGGACGCCGCTGCCACTCACCGACTCCTGCGTCCGGGCCTATGCCAagggaccctgcctcagcctGCGTGCCCGGCTCACCTACCACAACCCGCAGCCCCAGCCGGTGGACG GCGTGTTCGTGTACCCTCTGGCTGAGGCGGAGGTGGTATCTGGCTTCGAGGCTGAGGCGGCCGGACGGCGCGTCTCCTTCCAGCTGCAGAGCCGGCGCCGATTACAGGCTGCCTGCTGTCGTGCTCTGGGCCCGGGACTGGGGACCTCTACGCCCCGCCGCTGCGCACAGG GTCATCTTGTCTTGGATCTGGCCCAAGCCCGGTCCACACTGGTGTTGCCCACTGGCCTTGTGGCTGCAGATGGTGCCATGACAGTGACCCTGTGCAGCAGCCGGGAGTTGCCCTCCAGGCCTGATGGGGTGATGCATGTGGCCCTGCCCACTGTGTTCACCCCACTGGCCCAGCCAAACCTGCCAGGGTCCCCCAGATCTCCGGGGCTCTGTGACGACAGGTTGGGCCTATG CCCCACCAGCTGCTTCGGGGCAGGCAGCCCTGAGGAGGAAACGCTGAGCTGGGAGCAACCAACTGCCCCTCCGGACGTGTTCTCAGGCCCTGCCCGCTGTCCTGCTCCGTATACCTTCTCTTTCGAGATGCTAGTGACAGGACCATGTCTGTTGGCAG GCCTGGAGAGCCCTTCTCATGCTCTGCGTGCAGATGCCCTCCCTCACGCCAGTTCTGCAGCAACTATCTGTGTCACCCTGGCAGAAGGCCACCAGTGTGACCGGGCCTTGGAGATCCTCTTGCACCCCAGTG AGCCCCATCAGCCACACTTGATGCTGGAGGCTGGCAGCTTGAGCTCAGCAGAATATGAGGCCCAAGTGAGGGCCCGCCATGACTTTCAGAGGCTGCAGCAAAGAGACAATGATGGGGACCGACAG GTGTGGTTCCTACAGCGACGTTTCCATAAGGACATCTTGCTGAACCCTGTGCTGGTGCTGAACTTCTGCCCAGACCTGAGTGCCAAGCCTGGACACTTGAATGCAGCTACCCGGGAGCTCCTCTTCCTGTTAGATAGCAGTGGTGCAGTTCACAAG GATGCCATTGTTTTGGCTGTAAAATCCCTCCCAGCCCAGACGCTAGTCAACCTGGCCATATTTGGGACATTGGTACAGCCACTCTTCCCAGAGAGCCGGCCTTGCAGTGAT GACACTGTGCAGCTGATCTGTGAGACCATTGAGACTCTTCAGACTGTGAGTGGCCCCCCTGATATGCTGGCTGTATTGGATTGGGCCTTAGGGCAGCCCCAGCACAGGGCCCACCCTCGACAGCTGTTCCTGCTCACTGCTGCCTCACCAACAGTTGCTACTACTCACCAAGCCCTGGAGTTCATGAGGTGGCACAGAGGGGCAGCCAG gtgCTTCTCCTTTGCCTTGGCACCTGCCTGCCACCAGCTGCTCAGTGACTTGTCTGTCCTCAGCAGGGGGCAGGCTTACTTCCTGAGGCCTGGGGAGAGACTTCAACCTAAG CTGGTACAGGCTCTGCGGAAGGCACTGGAACCTGCTTTGAGTGACATCTCCGTGGACTGGTTTGTGCCTGATGCGGTGGAAGCATTGTTGACACCTCGGGAGATCCCAGCACTCTACCCTGGGGACCAGCTGCTTGGCTACTGCTCACTTTTCAGGGTTGATGGCTTCCGGTCCCGTGCTCTAGGG GGCCAAGAGCCTGGTTGGCAGAGCTTGGGTGGTTCAGTCTTCCCATCTCCAGAGGAGGTGATATCTGTCACCAGCCCTGGCACTGAGCCTACGCACACCACGGAGCCACTGGGAACAGGCACTGTGTCAGCAGAGCTGTCGAGCCCATGGGCTATAGGAGACTCAGAGCAGA CAGGTATGGAAGCTCTGACAGACCCAGTTACGGACCCGGGACCTAATCTGTCATCAGACACAGCCATTTGGCGGCGCATCTTCCAGTCCTCATACATCCGGGAGCA CAGGGCTGCCGAAGCCTGA
- the Vwa5b2 gene encoding von Willebrand factor A domain-containing protein 5B2 isoform X8 yields MPGLYCPTSWTPLPLTDSCVRAYAKGPCLSLRARLTYHNPQPQPVDGVFVYPLAEAEVVSGFEAEAAGRRVSFQLQSRRRLQAACCRALGPGLGTSTPRRCAQGHLVLDLAQARSTLVLPTGLVAADGAMTVTLCSSRELPSRPDGVMHVALPTVFTPLAQPNLPGSPRSPGLCDDRLGLCPTSCFGAGSPEEETLSWEQPTAPPDVFSGPARCPAPYTFSFEMLVTGPCLLAGLESPSHALRADALPHASSAATICVTLAEGHQCDRALEILLHPSEPHQPHLMLEAGSLSSAEYEAQVRARHDFQRLQQRDNDGDRQVWFLQRRFHKDILLNPVLVLNFCPDLSAKPGHLNAATRELLFLLDSSGAVHKDAIVLAVKSLPAQTLVNLAIFGTLVQPLFPESRPCSDDTVQLICETIETLQTVSGPPDMLAVLDWALGQPQHRAHPRQLFLLTAASPTVATTHQALEFMRWHRGAARCFSFALAPACHQLLSDLSVLSRGQAYFLRPGERLQPKLVQALRKALEPALSDISVDWFVPDAVEALLTPREIPALYPGDQLLGYCSLFRVDGFRSRALGGQEPGWQSLGGSVFPSPEEVISVTSPGTEPTHTTEPLGTGTVSAELSSPWAIGDSEQSMEALTDPVTDPGPNLSSDTAIWRRIFQSSYIREQYVLTHCSASPEPGPGSTCSSESPGSQGPGSPHGSLPLDPPSQQGCRSLTWVEPAGSRSCPLPVPPPSPFKVGAMSAEVLGRRQRAALAGRSLSSPSGRANPVPGRPRHPSLDAIPDGSGPEPGQQLGQGLDDSGNLLSPAPLDWDMLMEPSFLFKPVPPNGESAPPAEPLPPQAPRCHVVIRALCGEQPMCWEVGVGLEELWGPGDSSQPAPLPMREAAWDQALHRLTAASVVQDNEQLALRGRAETAAEQGKL; encoded by the exons ATGCCCGGCCTGTACTGCCCCACCAGCTGGACGCCGCTGCCACTCACCGACTCCTGCGTCCGGGCCTATGCCAagggaccctgcctcagcctGCGTGCCCGGCTCACCTACCACAACCCGCAGCCCCAGCCGGTGGACG GCGTGTTCGTGTACCCTCTGGCTGAGGCGGAGGTGGTATCTGGCTTCGAGGCTGAGGCGGCCGGACGGCGCGTCTCCTTCCAGCTGCAGAGCCGGCGCCGATTACAGGCTGCCTGCTGTCGTGCTCTGGGCCCGGGACTGGGGACCTCTACGCCCCGCCGCTGCGCACAGG GTCATCTTGTCTTGGATCTGGCCCAAGCCCGGTCCACACTGGTGTTGCCCACTGGCCTTGTGGCTGCAGATGGTGCCATGACAGTGACCCTGTGCAGCAGCCGGGAGTTGCCCTCCAGGCCTGATGGGGTGATGCATGTGGCCCTGCCCACTGTGTTCACCCCACTGGCCCAGCCAAACCTGCCAGGGTCCCCCAGATCTCCGGGGCTCTGTGACGACAGGTTGGGCCTATG CCCCACCAGCTGCTTCGGGGCAGGCAGCCCTGAGGAGGAAACGCTGAGCTGGGAGCAACCAACTGCCCCTCCGGACGTGTTCTCAGGCCCTGCCCGCTGTCCTGCTCCGTATACCTTCTCTTTCGAGATGCTAGTGACAGGACCATGTCTGTTGGCAG GCCTGGAGAGCCCTTCTCATGCTCTGCGTGCAGATGCCCTCCCTCACGCCAGTTCTGCAGCAACTATCTGTGTCACCCTGGCAGAAGGCCACCAGTGTGACCGGGCCTTGGAGATCCTCTTGCACCCCAGTG AGCCCCATCAGCCACACTTGATGCTGGAGGCTGGCAGCTTGAGCTCAGCAGAATATGAGGCCCAAGTGAGGGCCCGCCATGACTTTCAGAGGCTGCAGCAAAGAGACAATGATGGGGACCGACAG GTGTGGTTCCTACAGCGACGTTTCCATAAGGACATCTTGCTGAACCCTGTGCTGGTGCTGAACTTCTGCCCAGACCTGAGTGCCAAGCCTGGACACTTGAATGCAGCTACCCGGGAGCTCCTCTTCCTGTTAGATAGCAGTGGTGCAGTTCACAAG GATGCCATTGTTTTGGCTGTAAAATCCCTCCCAGCCCAGACGCTAGTCAACCTGGCCATATTTGGGACATTGGTACAGCCACTCTTCCCAGAGAGCCGGCCTTGCAGTGAT GACACTGTGCAGCTGATCTGTGAGACCATTGAGACTCTTCAGACTGTGAGTGGCCCCCCTGATATGCTGGCTGTATTGGATTGGGCCTTAGGGCAGCCCCAGCACAGGGCCCACCCTCGACAGCTGTTCCTGCTCACTGCTGCCTCACCAACAGTTGCTACTACTCACCAAGCCCTGGAGTTCATGAGGTGGCACAGAGGGGCAGCCAG gtgCTTCTCCTTTGCCTTGGCACCTGCCTGCCACCAGCTGCTCAGTGACTTGTCTGTCCTCAGCAGGGGGCAGGCTTACTTCCTGAGGCCTGGGGAGAGACTTCAACCTAAG CTGGTACAGGCTCTGCGGAAGGCACTGGAACCTGCTTTGAGTGACATCTCCGTGGACTGGTTTGTGCCTGATGCGGTGGAAGCATTGTTGACACCTCGGGAGATCCCAGCACTCTACCCTGGGGACCAGCTGCTTGGCTACTGCTCACTTTTCAGGGTTGATGGCTTCCGGTCCCGTGCTCTAGGG GGCCAAGAGCCTGGTTGGCAGAGCTTGGGTGGTTCAGTCTTCCCATCTCCAGAGGAGGTGATATCTGTCACCAGCCCTGGCACTGAGCCTACGCACACCACGGAGCCACTGGGAACAGGCACTGTGTCAGCAGAGCTGTCGAGCCCATGGGCTATAGGAGACTCAGAGCAGA GTATGGAAGCTCTGACAGACCCAGTTACGGACCCGGGACCTAATCTGTCATCAGACACAGCCATTTGGCGGCGCATCTTCCAGTCCTCATACATCCGGGAGCAGTATGTGCTTACCCACTGCTCTGCCAGCCCCGAGCCAGGCCCAGGCTCTACCTGCAGTAGCGAGTCCCCTGGCTCCCAAGGCCCTGGCTCCCCCCATGGTAGCCTTCCCCTGGATCCCCCTTCTCAGCAGGGCTGCCGAAGCCTGACCTGGGTAGAACCTGCAGGCTCCCGCTCCTGCCCCCTGCCTGTACCCCCGCCATCTCCATTCAAG GTGGGAGCCATGAGCGCTGAAGTGCTGGGCCGTCGGCAAAGAGCAGCTTTGGCTGGTCGAAGTCTGTCGTCTCCCTCAGGCCGGGCAAACCCAGTCCCTGGTAGACCCCGGCACCCGTCTCTAGATGCAATACCCGATGGATCAGGCCCTGAGCCAGGACAACAGCTGGGTCAGGGCCTCGATGATTCAG GAAACCTGCTATCCCCAGCCCCCTTGGACTGGGATATGTTGATGGAGCCATCTTTCTTATTCAAGCCCGTGCCACCCAATGGGGAATCAGCTCCTCCAGCAGAACCGCTGCCTCCTCAGGCTCCACGTTGTCACGTGGTGATCCGGGCCCTCTGTGGGGAACAGCCAATGTGCTGGGAGGTGGGTGTTGGGCTGGAGGAACTCTGGGGTCCTGGGGATAGCTCCCAGCCTGCACCACTTCCGATGAGAGAAGCTGCGTGGGACCAGGCACTTCACCGGCTGACAGCAGCCTCTGTGGTCCAGGACAACGAACAGCTGGCTCTCCGTGGGAGAGCTGAAACCGCGGCTGAGCAGGGTAAGCTCTAG
- the Vwa5b2 gene encoding von Willebrand factor A domain-containing protein 5B2 isoform X7, whose amino-acid sequence MPGLYCPTSWTPLPLTDSCVRAYAKGPCLSLRARLTYHNPQPQPVDGVFVYPLAEAEVVSGFEAEAAGRRVSFQLQSRRRLQAACCRALGPGLGTSTPRRCAQGHLVLDLAQARSTLVLPTGLVAADGAMTVTLCSSRELPSRPDGVMHVALPTVFTPLAQPNLPGSPRSPGLCDDRLGLCPTSCFGAGSPEEETLSWEQPTAPPDVFSGPARCPAPYTFSFEMLVTGPCLLAGLESPSHALRADALPHASSAATICVTLAEGHQCDRALEILLHPSEPHQPHLMLEAGSLSSAEYEAQVRARHDFQRLQQRDNDGDRQVWFLQRRFHKDILLNPVLVLNFCPDLSAKPGHLNAATRELLFLLDSSGAVHKDAIVLAVKSLPAQTLVNLAIFGTLVQPLFPESRPCSDDTVQLICETIETLQTVSGPPDMLAVLDWALGQPQHRAHPRQLFLLTAASPTVATTHQALEFMRWHRGAARCFSFALAPACHQLLSDLSVLSRGQAYFLRPGERLQPKLVQALRKALEPALSDISVDWFVPDAVEALLTPREIPALYPGDQLLGYCSLFRVDGFRSRALGGQEPGWQSLGGSVFPSPEEVISVTSPGTEPTHTTEPLGTGTVSAELSSPWAIGDSEQTGMEALTDPVTDPGPNLSSDTAIWRRIFQSSYIREQYVLTHCSASPEPGPGSTCSSESPGSQGPGSPHGSLPLDPPSQQGCRSLTWVEPAGSRSCPLPVPPPSPFKVGAMSAEVLGRRQRAALAGRSLSSPSGRANPVPGRPRHPSLDAIPDGSGPEPGQQLGQGLDDSGNLLSPAPLDWDMLMEPSFLFKPVPPNGESAPPAEPLPPQAPRCHVVIRALCGEQPMCWEVGVGLEELWGPGDSSQPAPLPMREAAWDQALHRLTAASVVQDNEQLALRGRAETAAEQGTTARGSRLLPPG is encoded by the exons ATGCCCGGCCTGTACTGCCCCACCAGCTGGACGCCGCTGCCACTCACCGACTCCTGCGTCCGGGCCTATGCCAagggaccctgcctcagcctGCGTGCCCGGCTCACCTACCACAACCCGCAGCCCCAGCCGGTGGACG GCGTGTTCGTGTACCCTCTGGCTGAGGCGGAGGTGGTATCTGGCTTCGAGGCTGAGGCGGCCGGACGGCGCGTCTCCTTCCAGCTGCAGAGCCGGCGCCGATTACAGGCTGCCTGCTGTCGTGCTCTGGGCCCGGGACTGGGGACCTCTACGCCCCGCCGCTGCGCACAGG GTCATCTTGTCTTGGATCTGGCCCAAGCCCGGTCCACACTGGTGTTGCCCACTGGCCTTGTGGCTGCAGATGGTGCCATGACAGTGACCCTGTGCAGCAGCCGGGAGTTGCCCTCCAGGCCTGATGGGGTGATGCATGTGGCCCTGCCCACTGTGTTCACCCCACTGGCCCAGCCAAACCTGCCAGGGTCCCCCAGATCTCCGGGGCTCTGTGACGACAGGTTGGGCCTATG CCCCACCAGCTGCTTCGGGGCAGGCAGCCCTGAGGAGGAAACGCTGAGCTGGGAGCAACCAACTGCCCCTCCGGACGTGTTCTCAGGCCCTGCCCGCTGTCCTGCTCCGTATACCTTCTCTTTCGAGATGCTAGTGACAGGACCATGTCTGTTGGCAG GCCTGGAGAGCCCTTCTCATGCTCTGCGTGCAGATGCCCTCCCTCACGCCAGTTCTGCAGCAACTATCTGTGTCACCCTGGCAGAAGGCCACCAGTGTGACCGGGCCTTGGAGATCCTCTTGCACCCCAGTG AGCCCCATCAGCCACACTTGATGCTGGAGGCTGGCAGCTTGAGCTCAGCAGAATATGAGGCCCAAGTGAGGGCCCGCCATGACTTTCAGAGGCTGCAGCAAAGAGACAATGATGGGGACCGACAG GTGTGGTTCCTACAGCGACGTTTCCATAAGGACATCTTGCTGAACCCTGTGCTGGTGCTGAACTTCTGCCCAGACCTGAGTGCCAAGCCTGGACACTTGAATGCAGCTACCCGGGAGCTCCTCTTCCTGTTAGATAGCAGTGGTGCAGTTCACAAG GATGCCATTGTTTTGGCTGTAAAATCCCTCCCAGCCCAGACGCTAGTCAACCTGGCCATATTTGGGACATTGGTACAGCCACTCTTCCCAGAGAGCCGGCCTTGCAGTGAT GACACTGTGCAGCTGATCTGTGAGACCATTGAGACTCTTCAGACTGTGAGTGGCCCCCCTGATATGCTGGCTGTATTGGATTGGGCCTTAGGGCAGCCCCAGCACAGGGCCCACCCTCGACAGCTGTTCCTGCTCACTGCTGCCTCACCAACAGTTGCTACTACTCACCAAGCCCTGGAGTTCATGAGGTGGCACAGAGGGGCAGCCAG gtgCTTCTCCTTTGCCTTGGCACCTGCCTGCCACCAGCTGCTCAGTGACTTGTCTGTCCTCAGCAGGGGGCAGGCTTACTTCCTGAGGCCTGGGGAGAGACTTCAACCTAAG CTGGTACAGGCTCTGCGGAAGGCACTGGAACCTGCTTTGAGTGACATCTCCGTGGACTGGTTTGTGCCTGATGCGGTGGAAGCATTGTTGACACCTCGGGAGATCCCAGCACTCTACCCTGGGGACCAGCTGCTTGGCTACTGCTCACTTTTCAGGGTTGATGGCTTCCGGTCCCGTGCTCTAGGG GGCCAAGAGCCTGGTTGGCAGAGCTTGGGTGGTTCAGTCTTCCCATCTCCAGAGGAGGTGATATCTGTCACCAGCCCTGGCACTGAGCCTACGCACACCACGGAGCCACTGGGAACAGGCACTGTGTCAGCAGAGCTGTCGAGCCCATGGGCTATAGGAGACTCAGAGCAGA CAGGTATGGAAGCTCTGACAGACCCAGTTACGGACCCGGGACCTAATCTGTCATCAGACACAGCCATTTGGCGGCGCATCTTCCAGTCCTCATACATCCGGGAGCAGTATGTGCTTACCCACTGCTCTGCCAGCCCCGAGCCAGGCCCAGGCTCTACCTGCAGTAGCGAGTCCCCTGGCTCCCAAGGCCCTGGCTCCCCCCATGGTAGCCTTCCCCTGGATCCCCCTTCTCAGCAGGGCTGCCGAAGCCTGACCTGGGTAGAACCTGCAGGCTCCCGCTCCTGCCCCCTGCCTGTACCCCCGCCATCTCCATTCAAG GTGGGAGCCATGAGCGCTGAAGTGCTGGGCCGTCGGCAAAGAGCAGCTTTGGCTGGTCGAAGTCTGTCGTCTCCCTCAGGCCGGGCAAACCCAGTCCCTGGTAGACCCCGGCACCCGTCTCTAGATGCAATACCCGATGGATCAGGCCCTGAGCCAGGACAACAGCTGGGTCAGGGCCTCGATGATTCAG GAAACCTGCTATCCCCAGCCCCCTTGGACTGGGATATGTTGATGGAGCCATCTTTCTTATTCAAGCCCGTGCCACCCAATGGGGAATCAGCTCCTCCAGCAGAACCGCTGCCTCCTCAGGCTCCACGTTGTCACGTGGTGATCCGGGCCCTCTGTGGGGAACAGCCAATGTGCTGGGAGGTGGGTGTTGGGCTGGAGGAACTCTGGGGTCCTGGGGATAGCTCCCAGCCTGCACCACTTCCGATGAGAGAAGCTGCGTGGGACCAGGCACTTCACCGGCTGACAGCAGCCTCTGTGGTCCAGGACAACGAACAGCTGGCTCTCCGTGGGAGAGCTGAAACCGCGGCTGAGCAGG
- the Vwa5b2 gene encoding von Willebrand factor A domain-containing protein 5B2 isoform X6 codes for MPGLYCPTSWTPLPLTDSCVRAYAKGPCLSLRARLTYHNPQPQPVDGVFVYPLAEAEVVSGFEAEAAGRRVSFQLQSRRRLQAACCRALGPGLGTSTPRRCAQGHLVLDLAQARSTLVLPTGLVAADGAMTVTLCSSRELPSRPDGVMHVALPTVFTPLAQPNLPGSPRSPGLCDDRLGLCPTSCFGAGSPEEETLSWEQPTAPPDVFSGPARCPAPYTFSFEMLVTGPCLLAGLESPSHALRADALPHASSAATICVTLAEGHQCDRALEILLHPSEPHQPHLMLEAGSLSSAEYEAQVRARHDFQRLQQRDNDGDRQVWFLQRRFHKDILLNPVLVLNFCPDLSAKPGHLNAATRELLFLLDSSGAVHKDAIVLAVKSLPAQTLVNLAIFGTLVQPLFPESRPCSDDTVQLICETIETLQTVSGPPDMLAVLDWALGQPQHRAHPRQLFLLTAASPTVATTHQALEFMRWHRGAARCFSFALAPACHQLLSDLSVLSRGQAYFLRPGERLQPKLVQALRKALEPALSDISVDWFVPDAVEALLTPREIPALYPGDQLLGYCSLFRVDGFRSRALGGQEPGWQSLGGSVFPSPEEVISVTSPGTEPTHTTEPLGTGTVSAELSSPWAIGDSEQTGMEALTDPVTDPGPNLSSDTAIWRRIFQSSYIREQYVLTHCSASPEPGPGSTCSSESPGSQGPGSPHGSLPLDPPSQQGCRSLTWVEPAGSRSCPLPVPPPSPFKVGAMSAEVLGRRQRAALAGRSLSSPSGRANPVPGRPRHPSLDAIPDGSGPEPGQQLGQGLDDSGNLLSPAPLDWDMLMEPSFLFKPVPPNGESAPPAEPLPPQAPRCHVVIRALCGEQPMCWEVGVGLEELWGPGDSSQPAPLPMREAAWDQALHRLTAASVVQDNEQLALRGRAETAAEQGRVRRSWLRAIQTSKVSSAPSCFTCPVAVDATTREVLPGALQVWSSDPAEFSGVSASQDHLAVAPLSTAVHSKASSLFQAQPGSSSQTLQLQ; via the exons ATGCCCGGCCTGTACTGCCCCACCAGCTGGACGCCGCTGCCACTCACCGACTCCTGCGTCCGGGCCTATGCCAagggaccctgcctcagcctGCGTGCCCGGCTCACCTACCACAACCCGCAGCCCCAGCCGGTGGACG GCGTGTTCGTGTACCCTCTGGCTGAGGCGGAGGTGGTATCTGGCTTCGAGGCTGAGGCGGCCGGACGGCGCGTCTCCTTCCAGCTGCAGAGCCGGCGCCGATTACAGGCTGCCTGCTGTCGTGCTCTGGGCCCGGGACTGGGGACCTCTACGCCCCGCCGCTGCGCACAGG GTCATCTTGTCTTGGATCTGGCCCAAGCCCGGTCCACACTGGTGTTGCCCACTGGCCTTGTGGCTGCAGATGGTGCCATGACAGTGACCCTGTGCAGCAGCCGGGAGTTGCCCTCCAGGCCTGATGGGGTGATGCATGTGGCCCTGCCCACTGTGTTCACCCCACTGGCCCAGCCAAACCTGCCAGGGTCCCCCAGATCTCCGGGGCTCTGTGACGACAGGTTGGGCCTATG CCCCACCAGCTGCTTCGGGGCAGGCAGCCCTGAGGAGGAAACGCTGAGCTGGGAGCAACCAACTGCCCCTCCGGACGTGTTCTCAGGCCCTGCCCGCTGTCCTGCTCCGTATACCTTCTCTTTCGAGATGCTAGTGACAGGACCATGTCTGTTGGCAG GCCTGGAGAGCCCTTCTCATGCTCTGCGTGCAGATGCCCTCCCTCACGCCAGTTCTGCAGCAACTATCTGTGTCACCCTGGCAGAAGGCCACCAGTGTGACCGGGCCTTGGAGATCCTCTTGCACCCCAGTG AGCCCCATCAGCCACACTTGATGCTGGAGGCTGGCAGCTTGAGCTCAGCAGAATATGAGGCCCAAGTGAGGGCCCGCCATGACTTTCAGAGGCTGCAGCAAAGAGACAATGATGGGGACCGACAG GTGTGGTTCCTACAGCGACGTTTCCATAAGGACATCTTGCTGAACCCTGTGCTGGTGCTGAACTTCTGCCCAGACCTGAGTGCCAAGCCTGGACACTTGAATGCAGCTACCCGGGAGCTCCTCTTCCTGTTAGATAGCAGTGGTGCAGTTCACAAG GATGCCATTGTTTTGGCTGTAAAATCCCTCCCAGCCCAGACGCTAGTCAACCTGGCCATATTTGGGACATTGGTACAGCCACTCTTCCCAGAGAGCCGGCCTTGCAGTGAT GACACTGTGCAGCTGATCTGTGAGACCATTGAGACTCTTCAGACTGTGAGTGGCCCCCCTGATATGCTGGCTGTATTGGATTGGGCCTTAGGGCAGCCCCAGCACAGGGCCCACCCTCGACAGCTGTTCCTGCTCACTGCTGCCTCACCAACAGTTGCTACTACTCACCAAGCCCTGGAGTTCATGAGGTGGCACAGAGGGGCAGCCAG gtgCTTCTCCTTTGCCTTGGCACCTGCCTGCCACCAGCTGCTCAGTGACTTGTCTGTCCTCAGCAGGGGGCAGGCTTACTTCCTGAGGCCTGGGGAGAGACTTCAACCTAAG CTGGTACAGGCTCTGCGGAAGGCACTGGAACCTGCTTTGAGTGACATCTCCGTGGACTGGTTTGTGCCTGATGCGGTGGAAGCATTGTTGACACCTCGGGAGATCCCAGCACTCTACCCTGGGGACCAGCTGCTTGGCTACTGCTCACTTTTCAGGGTTGATGGCTTCCGGTCCCGTGCTCTAGGG GGCCAAGAGCCTGGTTGGCAGAGCTTGGGTGGTTCAGTCTTCCCATCTCCAGAGGAGGTGATATCTGTCACCAGCCCTGGCACTGAGCCTACGCACACCACGGAGCCACTGGGAACAGGCACTGTGTCAGCAGAGCTGTCGAGCCCATGGGCTATAGGAGACTCAGAGCAGA CAGGTATGGAAGCTCTGACAGACCCAGTTACGGACCCGGGACCTAATCTGTCATCAGACACAGCCATTTGGCGGCGCATCTTCCAGTCCTCATACATCCGGGAGCAGTATGTGCTTACCCACTGCTCTGCCAGCCCCGAGCCAGGCCCAGGCTCTACCTGCAGTAGCGAGTCCCCTGGCTCCCAAGGCCCTGGCTCCCCCCATGGTAGCCTTCCCCTGGATCCCCCTTCTCAGCAGGGCTGCCGAAGCCTGACCTGGGTAGAACCTGCAGGCTCCCGCTCCTGCCCCCTGCCTGTACCCCCGCCATCTCCATTCAAG GTGGGAGCCATGAGCGCTGAAGTGCTGGGCCGTCGGCAAAGAGCAGCTTTGGCTGGTCGAAGTCTGTCGTCTCCCTCAGGCCGGGCAAACCCAGTCCCTGGTAGACCCCGGCACCCGTCTCTAGATGCAATACCCGATGGATCAGGCCCTGAGCCAGGACAACAGCTGGGTCAGGGCCTCGATGATTCAG GAAACCTGCTATCCCCAGCCCCCTTGGACTGGGATATGTTGATGGAGCCATCTTTCTTATTCAAGCCCGTGCCACCCAATGGGGAATCAGCTCCTCCAGCAGAACCGCTGCCTCCTCAGGCTCCACGTTGTCACGTGGTGATCCGGGCCCTCTGTGGGGAACAGCCAATGTGCTGGGAGGTGGGTGTTGGGCTGGAGGAACTCTGGGGTCCTGGGGATAGCTCCCAGCCTGCACCACTTCCGATGAGAGAAGCTGCGTGGGACCAGGCACTTCACCGGCTGACAGCAGCCTCTGTGGTCCAGGACAACGAACAGCTGGCTCTCCGTGGGAGAGCTGAAACCGCGGCTGAGCAGG